A single genomic interval of Streptomyces sp. BA2 harbors:
- a CDS encoding aminotransferase class III-fold pyridoxal phosphate-dependent enzyme produces MPATFGFLAHPISSGHRNQVRALDLLGRLFDDHRGTPEPPGTRRHHVPVPLLTSVTSATGATATGEVRHLPYTAQQLLARPTTARDLVVAEVSALREEAGAQLVGLGGATSIVGDRGLWTAEQVGVPVTSGNSLTVYAAHAEIAHVVRLLGLTPEHTRVAVVGYPGSIGLAIAKLLLADGHPLDLVARIGTQTPERLLRHLDPVHHERVRLVEDVAQCTAETLLYVTASSVGGLVDPAALRPGSIVVDVALPRDVAEPPAPGSDVLVIDGGLVSASDEVQVGDGSLPAPAQQLNGCLAETIVLALEGRAESFSLGRELDLERVRTIGALAARHGFRPTPLASFGRTVHDDDVERLARHHRPATSASPAPAPDTAAETPRRFEQHVNPPMARLFAAHGLDRVFTGGSGATLTTADGTDYLDFIAGYGCLNLGHNHPEVTGRLRQFLDTSAPTFVQYVSMPTHSAELAERLSAVSPGRLERVFFSNSGTEAVEAALKLARAGTGRSRLVYTENSYHGKTLGALSVTGREGHRAPFGPLLPETAEVPYGDLEALEQAIEGAAGFIVEPVQGEGGVVLPPPGYLRAARELCRKAGAAFILDEIQTGLGRTGALFAADHDDLEPDVLCLAKSLSGGLIPIGATLCGADLWDAAYGTTNRSMLHSSTFGGGNFAAAAGLATLDVLTGEDLPAHARKVGEHLRGRLREVTAPYGFVKDVRGIGMMTAIEFDGDFSGAVRALTDEALTRFPGDLHTLVDWLPDELRGALSGVGRAMESTLGDLMCLRFVGTLARDHKMLTFVTANRTGVMRIQPPLVLDTAQADRFVDAFAEVCQGLALHADLGAWQRPATSPAS; encoded by the coding sequence ATGCCGGCCACCTTCGGCTTCCTCGCTCACCCCATCAGTTCCGGCCACCGCAACCAGGTCCGCGCCCTCGACCTGCTCGGCCGCCTCTTCGACGACCACCGCGGCACACCCGAGCCGCCCGGCACCCGCCGCCACCACGTGCCCGTGCCGCTCCTCACCTCCGTGACCTCCGCGACCGGCGCCACCGCGACCGGCGAGGTCCGCCATCTCCCCTACACCGCCCAGCAGTTGCTCGCTCGGCCGACCACCGCACGGGACCTCGTCGTCGCCGAGGTCAGCGCACTGCGCGAGGAGGCGGGCGCGCAGCTCGTCGGCCTCGGCGGCGCCACCTCCATCGTCGGCGACCGCGGCCTGTGGACCGCCGAACAGGTCGGCGTCCCCGTCACCAGCGGCAACTCCCTGACCGTGTACGCCGCCCACGCCGAAATCGCCCACGTCGTAAGGCTGTTGGGGCTCACCCCGGAGCACACGCGGGTCGCCGTCGTCGGCTACCCCGGCTCCATCGGCCTGGCCATCGCGAAGCTGCTGCTCGCCGACGGCCACCCGCTCGACCTGGTGGCCCGCATCGGCACCCAGACGCCCGAGCGGCTCCTGCGGCACCTGGACCCGGTCCACCACGAGAGGGTGCGGCTCGTCGAGGACGTCGCGCAGTGCACCGCCGAGACCCTCCTCTACGTCACCGCGTCCTCGGTCGGCGGCCTGGTCGACCCCGCCGCGCTGCGGCCGGGATCGATCGTGGTCGACGTGGCGCTGCCCCGCGACGTCGCCGAGCCGCCCGCCCCCGGCAGCGACGTCCTGGTCATCGACGGCGGCCTGGTCAGCGCATCGGACGAGGTGCAGGTCGGCGACGGTTCGCTGCCCGCGCCCGCACAGCAGCTCAACGGCTGCCTCGCGGAGACCATCGTGCTCGCCCTGGAAGGCCGCGCCGAGTCCTTCTCGCTGGGCCGCGAGCTGGACCTGGAGCGGGTGCGCACCATCGGCGCCCTCGCCGCCCGGCACGGCTTCAGGCCCACACCGCTCGCCTCCTTCGGGCGCACCGTCCACGACGACGACGTGGAGCGCCTGGCCCGCCACCACCGCCCTGCCACGTCCGCCTCCCCGGCGCCCGCGCCCGACACGGCCGCAGAGACGCCGCGCCGCTTCGAGCAGCACGTCAACCCGCCCATGGCCCGCCTCTTCGCCGCCCACGGGCTCGACCGGGTCTTCACCGGCGGCAGCGGCGCCACCCTGACGACCGCCGACGGCACCGACTACCTCGACTTCATCGCCGGGTACGGCTGCCTCAACCTCGGCCACAACCACCCCGAAGTCACCGGCAGGCTCCGGCAGTTCCTCGACACTTCCGCGCCGACCTTCGTGCAGTACGTCTCCATGCCCACGCACTCCGCCGAACTCGCCGAGCGGCTCAGCGCCGTCTCCCCGGGCCGCCTGGAGCGCGTCTTCTTCAGCAACTCCGGTACGGAGGCCGTCGAGGCGGCACTCAAGCTGGCGCGGGCCGGCACCGGCCGCAGCCGCCTCGTGTACACGGAGAACAGCTACCACGGCAAGACGCTCGGCGCGCTCTCCGTCACCGGCCGCGAAGGCCACCGCGCCCCCTTCGGCCCGCTGCTCCCCGAGACCGCCGAGGTCCCGTACGGGGATCTCGAAGCCCTGGAGCAGGCGATCGAAGGGGCGGCAGGGTTCATCGTCGAGCCGGTGCAGGGCGAGGGCGGTGTCGTGCTGCCGCCGCCCGGATATCTGCGCGCCGCACGGGAGTTGTGCCGCAAGGCCGGGGCCGCGTTCATCCTCGACGAGATCCAGACGGGGCTCGGCCGCACCGGGGCGCTGTTCGCCGCCGACCACGACGACCTCGAACCGGACGTCCTGTGCCTGGCCAAGTCCCTCTCCGGCGGCCTGATCCCGATCGGCGCGACACTGTGCGGCGCGGACCTGTGGGACGCCGCGTACGGCACCACCAACCGCTCCATGCTGCACTCCTCGACGTTCGGCGGCGGCAACTTCGCGGCGGCGGCCGGACTCGCCACGCTCGACGTCCTGACCGGCGAGGACCTGCCCGCCCACGCCCGCAAGGTCGGCGAACACCTGCGCGGCAGGCTCCGCGAGGTGACCGCTCCGTACGGCTTCGTCAAGGACGTGCGCGGCATCGGCATGATGACCGCCATCGAGTTCGACGGGGACTTCTCCGGCGCCGTGCGCGCCCTCACCGACGAGGCGCTCACCCGCTTCCCCGGCGATCTGCACACCCTCGTGGACTGGCTGCCCGACGAGCTGCGCGGCGCCCTGTCCGGCGTCGGCCGCGCGATGGAGTCGACGCTCGGCGACCTGATGTGCCTGCGGTTCGTCGGCACCCTGGCCCGCGACCACAAGATGCTGACCTTCGTCACCGCCAACCGCACCGGGGTCATGCGCATCCAGCCGCCGCTCGTCCTCGACACGGCACAGGCCGACCGCTTCGTCGACGCGTTCGCCGAGGTGTGCCAGGGCCTCGCGCTCCACGCCGACCTGGGGGCCTGGCAGCGGCCCGCCACGTCCCCCGCCTCCTGA
- a CDS encoding acyl carrier protein, translating to MSDTLQQQMTDYLVDRLGLLPEEIGPKARFKEDMGLDSLDMVELVSLLESHLGAAVADTALEHLTTLQDVVTYLEEHGATTTSEAAA from the coding sequence ATGAGCGACACCCTTCAGCAGCAGATGACGGACTACCTCGTCGACCGGCTCGGCCTGCTCCCCGAGGAGATCGGCCCGAAGGCCCGGTTCAAGGAGGACATGGGCCTCGACTCCCTCGACATGGTCGAGCTCGTCTCCCTCCTGGAGTCCCACCTGGGCGCCGCCGTCGCCGACACCGCCCTGGAGCACCTCACGACCCTTCAGGACGTCGTCACGTACCTGGAGGAGCACGGCGCCACCACCACATCCGAGGCCGCCGCGTGA
- a CDS encoding beta-ketoacyl-ACP synthase II: MSAAQGSGAPARRVVVTGIGPVTPLAIGAKHFQVAQMEGRSAIRPITRFDASQLPVRIAGEVDLPEDLAPDRRTERITDRATQLACAAAELALRDSALDLAAEDRDRIGVVIGSGVGGGGSTEENLRAAYEKGGYRGLSARFIPATMVNSSAAWIGIKYGLTGPSSASVTACASAADSLVAAHQMITSGEADVVLAGGTDAPVIESVLGGFAKMRALSTRNDEPERASRPFSADRDGFVLGEGAAVLVLEEAGHAAARGAVPLAEFSGYGRSSDAYHITAPRPDGSGAAKAVTAALRFSGLAPKDVSLINAHGTATSFNDAGEAAALHLALGEAAGRIPVTATKSLTGHTLGASGAIEAVSAVQSIVHRVVPPTANLDTPDAALGLDVVGAGGREAAVDTVLSNSFAFGGHNVALVFRRLK; the protein is encoded by the coding sequence GTGAGCGCCGCCCAGGGTTCCGGCGCCCCCGCCCGTCGCGTCGTGGTCACCGGCATCGGCCCGGTAACCCCGCTGGCCATCGGCGCGAAGCACTTCCAGGTGGCCCAGATGGAGGGCCGGAGCGCGATACGGCCCATAACCCGCTTCGACGCCTCACAACTGCCCGTCCGGATAGCCGGCGAGGTGGACCTGCCCGAGGATCTCGCCCCGGACCGGCGCACCGAGAGGATCACCGACCGGGCAACCCAGCTCGCCTGCGCCGCGGCCGAACTGGCCCTGCGCGACAGCGCTCTCGACCTGGCGGCCGAGGACCGCGACCGGATCGGTGTGGTCATCGGCTCCGGCGTGGGCGGCGGCGGCAGCACGGAGGAGAACCTCCGCGCCGCCTACGAGAAGGGCGGCTACCGCGGCCTGTCCGCGCGGTTCATCCCGGCGACGATGGTGAACAGCTCGGCCGCGTGGATCGGCATCAAGTACGGCCTGACAGGACCCAGCAGCGCGTCGGTCACCGCCTGCGCCTCAGCGGCCGACTCGCTCGTCGCCGCCCACCAGATGATCACCAGCGGCGAGGCCGACGTCGTCCTCGCCGGGGGCACGGACGCCCCCGTGATCGAGTCCGTGCTCGGCGGCTTCGCCAAGATGCGGGCGCTGTCCACGCGCAACGACGAGCCGGAGCGGGCGAGCCGCCCCTTCAGCGCCGACCGCGACGGCTTCGTCCTCGGCGAGGGCGCGGCGGTCCTCGTACTGGAGGAGGCGGGGCACGCGGCGGCGCGGGGCGCGGTGCCGCTCGCGGAGTTCAGCGGGTACGGGCGGTCTTCGGACGCTTATCACATCACCGCCCCGCGGCCCGACGGCTCGGGGGCCGCCAAGGCGGTCACCGCGGCGCTGCGCTTCAGCGGGCTTGCTCCAAAGGACGTCTCCCTCATCAACGCGCACGGGACGGCGACGTCCTTCAACGACGCGGGGGAGGCGGCTGCGCTGCACTTGGCGTTGGGCGAGGCGGCGGGGCGGATTCCCGTGACCGCCACGAAGTCGCTGACCGGGCATACGTTGGGCGCGTCCGGGGCCATTGAGGCGGTGTCCGCCGTGCAGAGCATTGTCCACCGGGTGGTGCCGCCGACTGCCAATCTCGATACGCCTGACGCGGCGTTGGGCCTCGACGTCGTCGGGGCGGGGGGCCGGGAGGCGGCCGTCGACACCGTGCTGTCGAACTCTTTCGCCTTCGGCGGGCATAACGTTGCACTGGTCTTCCGGCGGCTGAAGTAA
- the mfd gene encoding transcription-repair coupling factor, whose translation MSLHGLLDAVVKDAALAEAVKAAGDGNRMHVDLVGPPAARPFAVAALARETNRTVLAVTATGREAEDLAAALRTIIPPDGVVEYPSWETLPHERLSPRSDTVGRRLAVLRRLAHPRPDDPETGRVSVIVAPVRSVLQPQVKGLGDLEPVALRTGESTDLNETVEALAAAAYSRVELVEKRGEFAVRGGILDVFPPTEEHPLRVEFWGDDVEEIRYFKVADQRSLEVAAHGLWAPPCRELLLTDQVRERAAALAEAHPELGELLGKIAEGIAVEGMESLAPVLVDDMELLLDVLPQDSMAVVCDPERVRTRAADLVATSQEFLQASWAATAGGGDAPIDVGAASLWGIADVRDHARDLGMMWWSVSPFAADEDLGQDTLKLGMHATETYRGDTAKALADTKGWLADGWRTVYVTEGHGPAARTVEVLGGEGIAARLDGELSELTPSLVHVSCGSIDFGFVDPALKLAVLTETDLSGQKAAGKDGQRMPARRRKTIDPLTLEAGDYIVHEQHGVGRYIEMVQRTVQGATREYLVVEYAPAKRGQPGDRLYIPTDQLEQITKYVGGEAPTLHRLGGADWTKTKARAKKAVKEIAADLIKLYSARMAAPGHSFAPDTPWQRELEDAFPYVETPDQLTTIAEVKDDMEKTVPMDRLICGDVGYGKTEIAVRAAFKAVQDGKQVAVLVPTTLLVQQHFGTFGERYSQFPVKVRALSRFQTETESKSTLEGLHDGSVDIVIGTHRLFSSETKFKDLGLVIVDEEQRFGVEHKEQLKKLRANVDVLTMSATPIPRTLEMAVTGIREMSTITTPPEERHPVLTFVGPYEEKQIGAAIRRELLREGQVFYIHNRVESIDRAAARLRDIVPEARIATAHGQMSEQALEQVVVDFWEKKFDVLVSTTIVESGIDISNANTLIVERGDNFGLSQLHQLRGRVGRGRERGYAYFLYPPEKPLTETAHERLATIAQHTEMGAGMYVAMKDLEIRGAGNLLGGEQSGHIAGVGFDLYVRMVGEAVADYRASLEGGVEEEPPLEVKVELPVDAHVPHDYAPGERLRLAAYRSIASASSEQDIKAVREELTDRYGKLPEPVENLLLVAGLRMLARACSVGEIVLQGNNIRFAPVELRESQELRLKRLYPGTVIKENAHQLLVPRPKTAKVGGKPLIGRELLGWVGEFLTTIVGS comes from the coding sequence ATGAGCCTGCACGGACTCCTCGACGCCGTCGTCAAGGACGCGGCCCTCGCCGAAGCGGTCAAGGCCGCAGGCGACGGCAACCGCATGCACGTCGACCTGGTCGGCCCGCCCGCCGCTCGCCCCTTCGCGGTCGCCGCCCTCGCCCGCGAGACGAACCGCACCGTCCTCGCCGTGACGGCGACCGGACGCGAGGCCGAGGACCTCGCGGCCGCCCTGCGCACGATCATTCCGCCGGACGGCGTCGTCGAGTACCCCTCCTGGGAGACGCTCCCGCACGAGCGCCTCTCGCCCCGCTCCGACACCGTCGGCCGCCGCCTCGCCGTCCTGCGCCGCCTCGCGCACCCCCGCCCCGACGACCCCGAGACGGGCCGCGTCTCCGTCATCGTCGCCCCCGTGCGCTCGGTGCTCCAGCCCCAGGTCAAGGGCCTGGGCGACCTGGAGCCCGTCGCCCTGCGCACCGGCGAGAGCACGGACCTGAACGAGACCGTGGAGGCCCTCGCGGCAGCCGCGTACTCCCGTGTGGAGCTGGTGGAGAAGCGTGGCGAGTTCGCCGTGCGCGGCGGCATCCTGGATGTTTTCCCACCGACCGAGGAACATCCCCTCCGCGTCGAGTTCTGGGGCGACGACGTCGAGGAGATCCGCTACTTCAAGGTCGCCGACCAGCGCTCCCTGGAAGTCGCCGCCCACGGCCTGTGGGCCCCGCCCTGCCGCGAGCTGCTCCTCACGGACCAGGTGCGGGAGAGAGCCGCCGCCCTCGCCGAGGCCCACCCCGAGCTGGGCGAACTGCTCGGCAAGATCGCCGAGGGCATCGCCGTCGAGGGCATGGAGTCCCTCGCGCCGGTCCTGGTCGACGACATGGAGCTGCTGCTCGACGTCCTGCCGCAGGACTCCATGGCCGTGGTCTGCGATCCCGAGCGCGTACGCACCCGCGCCGCCGACCTGGTGGCCACCTCGCAGGAGTTCCTCCAGGCCAGCTGGGCCGCGACCGCCGGTGGCGGCGACGCGCCCATCGACGTGGGAGCGGCCTCCCTGTGGGGCATCGCCGACGTCCGTGATCATGCCCGTGACCTGGGGATGATGTGGTGGTCCGTGTCGCCCTTCGCGGCGGACGAGGACCTGGGCCAGGACACCCTCAAGCTCGGCATGCACGCCACCGAGACCTACCGCGGCGACACCGCGAAGGCCCTCGCCGACACCAAGGGCTGGCTCGCCGACGGCTGGCGCACCGTCTATGTGACGGAGGGCCACGGCCCCGCCGCCCGCACCGTCGAGGTCCTGGGCGGCGAGGGCATCGCGGCCCGCCTGGACGGGGAGCTCAGCGAGCTGACGCCCTCGCTCGTGCACGTCTCCTGCGGCTCGATCGACTTCGGCTTCGTCGACCCCGCGCTCAAGCTCGCCGTGCTCACCGAGACCGACCTGTCAGGCCAGAAGGCGGCCGGCAAGGACGGCCAGCGGATGCCCGCCCGCCGCAGGAAGACGATCGACCCGCTGACCCTGGAGGCCGGCGACTACATCGTCCACGAGCAGCACGGCGTCGGCCGCTACATCGAGATGGTGCAGCGCACGGTCCAGGGCGCCACCCGCGAGTACCTGGTCGTGGAGTACGCCCCCGCCAAGCGCGGCCAGCCGGGCGACCGGCTCTACATCCCCACCGACCAGCTGGAGCAGATCACCAAGTACGTCGGCGGCGAGGCCCCCACGCTGCACCGCCTGGGCGGCGCCGACTGGACGAAGACGAAGGCGCGCGCGAAGAAGGCGGTCAAGGAGATCGCCGCCGACCTCATCAAGCTGTACTCGGCGCGCATGGCGGCCCCCGGCCACTCCTTCGCCCCCGACACGCCCTGGCAGCGTGAGCTGGAGGACGCCTTCCCGTACGTGGAGACGCCCGACCAGCTCACCACCATCGCCGAGGTGAAGGACGACATGGAGAAGACGGTCCCGATGGACCGCCTGATCTGTGGCGACGTCGGCTACGGCAAGACGGAGATCGCGGTCCGCGCGGCCTTCAAGGCGGTCCAGGACGGCAAACAGGTCGCGGTCCTCGTCCCGACGACGCTGCTCGTGCAGCAGCACTTCGGTACGTTCGGCGAGCGCTACTCCCAATTCCCCGTCAAAGTGCGGGCGTTGTCGCGCTTCCAGACGGAGACGGAGTCCAAGTCGACCCTGGAGGGCCTGCACGACGGCTCGGTCGACATCGTCATCGGCACGCACCGCCTCTTCTCCTCCGAGACGAAGTTCAAGGACCTCGGCCTGGTCATCGTCGACGAGGAGCAGCGCTTCGGCGTCGAGCACAAGGAGCAGCTGAAGAAGCTCCGGGCCAACGTGGATGTGCTCACCATGTCGGCCACCCCCATCCCGCGTACGCTCGAAATGGCCGTGACCGGCATCCGCGAGATGTCGACCATCACCACGCCGCCCGAGGAGCGCCACCCGGTCCTGACCTTCGTCGGCCCGTACGAGGAGAAGCAGATCGGCGCGGCCATCCGCCGCGAACTGCTGCGCGAGGGCCAGGTCTTCTACATCCACAACCGTGTCGAGTCCATCGACCGCGCGGCGGCCCGCCTGCGGGACATCGTCCCCGAGGCGCGCATCGCCACCGCCCACGGCCAGATGTCCGAACAGGCCCTGGAACAAGTGGTGGTGGACTTCTGGGAGAAGAAGTTCGACGTGCTCGTCTCGACGACGATCGTCGAATCGGGCATCGACATCTCCAACGCCAACACGCTGATCGTCGAGCGCGGCGACAACTTCGGCCTCTCCCAGCTCCACCAGCTGCGCGGGCGCGTGGGCCGAGGCCGCGAGCGCGGCTACGCCTACTTCCTCTACCCGCCGGAGAAGCCGCTGACCGAGACCGCCCACGAGCGCCTCGCCACCATCGCCCAGCACACGGAGATGGGCGCGGGCATGTACGTGGCGATGAAGGACCTGGAGATCCGCGGCGCGGGCAACCTCCTGGGCGGCGAACAGTCGGGACACATCGCGGGCGTCGGCTTCGACCTCTACGTACGCATGGTGGGCGAGGCGGTGGCCGACTACCGCGCGTCCCTTGAGGGCGGCGTGGAGGAGGAGCCGCCGCTGGAGGTCAAGGTCGAACTGCCGGTCGACGCACACGTTCCGCACGACTACGCCCCCGGCGAGCGCCTGCGCCTCGCCGCCTACCGCTCGATCGCATCGGCGAGCAGCGAGCAGGACATCAAGGCGGTGCGGGAGGAACTCACCGACCGCTACGGCAAGTTGCCCGAGCCCGTGGAGAACCTCCTCCTGGTGGCGGGCCTGCGCATGCTGGCCCGCGCGTGCTCGGTCGGCGAGATCGTGCTCCAGGGCAACAACATCCGGTTCGCCCCGGTGGAGCTGCGGGAGTCGCAGGAGCTGAGGCTCAAGCGGCTCTACCCTGGCACGGTCATCAAGGAGAACGCCCACCAGCTCCTGGTGCCGCGCCCGAAGACCGCCAAGGTCGGCGGAAAGCCGTTGATCGGGCGTGAACTCCTTGGCTGGGTCGGGGAGTTCCTGACGACGATCGTGGGGTCGTAG
- a CDS encoding ABC transporter permease: protein MTVLKTSMRNFFAHKGRMALSAVAVVLSVAFVCGTLVFSDTMNTTFDKLFAATSADVTVTNKNAEDTGETPDSGRPESIPASVVDQAKKAEGAKSAEGAVSSTAVTVVNSEKKNVGPTGGGPTIAGNWTHNDLRSMDITSGHAPRGPTDVMVDADTADKHHLKIGDELRTIAVSGDHTAKISGIATFKVTNPGAAIVYFDTATAQRELLGATGKFTHVNVAAEQGVSDAVLKRNVGESMGADAAAYKVKTQQETSDDSRKSVSGFLDVMKYAMLGFAGIAFLVGIFLIINTFSMLVAQRTREIGLMRAIGSSRKQVNRSVLVEALLLGVIGSVLGVGAGVGLAVGLMQLMSGMGMELSTQDLTVKWTTPVVGMVLGIVVTVLAAYLPARRAAKVSPMAALRDAGTPADGKASALRAVIGLVLTGAGGFGLYTASQADKASEGSLFLGGGVVLTLIGFVVIGPVLANGVVRVISAVLLRWFGPVGRMAERNALRNPRRTGATGAALMIGLALVACLSVVGSSMVASATDELDKSVGADFIIQSDNGQAITPKAAKSLEKADHIAHITQYKDVKADLTAPNGKTAKGVGLSAADATYAEDLRSETVAGKLADAYKPDSMSVGDDFAKDHGLSVGDKVKLAFDHGRTGEITVRAITSSEATIDSGAMYVNISTAAKYVPADRMPPNEIMFAKAEKGQQDAAYTSLKAAMSDYPQYKVMDQTDFKQTLKDQVGQMLNMVYGLLGLAIIVAILGVVNTLALSVVERTREIGLMRAIGLSRRQLRRMIRMESVVIALFGALLGLGLGMGWGATAQQLLALEGLKVLEIPWPTIITVFIGSAFVGLFAALVPAFRAGRMNVLNAIATE, encoded by the coding sequence ATGACCGTCCTCAAGACCTCGATGCGCAACTTCTTCGCGCACAAGGGCCGTATGGCGCTCTCCGCCGTGGCCGTGGTCCTGTCGGTGGCGTTCGTCTGCGGCACGCTCGTCTTCTCCGACACGATGAACACGACGTTCGACAAGCTCTTCGCCGCGACGTCCGCCGACGTCACCGTCACCAACAAGAACGCCGAGGACACGGGCGAGACGCCCGACAGCGGCAGGCCCGAGTCGATCCCCGCCTCGGTCGTCGACCAGGCGAAGAAGGCTGAGGGCGCGAAGTCCGCGGAGGGCGCGGTCAGCAGCACCGCCGTCACCGTCGTCAACTCCGAGAAGAAGAACGTGGGTCCGACCGGCGGTGGCCCCACCATCGCGGGCAACTGGACGCACAACGACCTGCGTTCGATGGACATCACCTCCGGGCACGCCCCGCGCGGACCCACCGACGTGATGGTCGACGCCGACACCGCCGACAAGCACCACCTCAAGATCGGCGACGAGCTGCGCACCATCGCCGTCTCCGGCGACCACACCGCCAAGATCTCCGGCATAGCCACCTTCAAGGTGACCAACCCCGGTGCCGCGATCGTCTACTTCGACACCGCGACGGCGCAGCGCGAACTCCTCGGCGCCACCGGCAAGTTCACGCATGTCAACGTGGCCGCCGAGCAGGGCGTCAGTGACGCGGTCCTCAAGCGGAACGTCGGCGAGTCCATGGGCGCGGACGCCGCCGCGTACAAGGTCAAGACCCAGCAGGAGACGTCGGACGACAGCCGCAAGAGCGTCAGTGGCTTCCTCGACGTGATGAAGTACGCGATGCTCGGCTTCGCCGGGATCGCCTTCCTCGTCGGCATCTTCCTCATCATCAACACCTTCTCGATGCTGGTCGCCCAGCGCACCCGCGAGATCGGCCTGATGCGGGCCATCGGATCGAGCCGAAAGCAGGTCAACCGCTCCGTGCTCGTCGAGGCGCTGCTGCTCGGCGTCATCGGCTCGGTCCTCGGTGTCGGCGCGGGCGTCGGGCTCGCCGTCGGCCTGATGCAGCTGATGTCCGGCATGGGCATGGAACTGTCCACGCAGGACCTCACGGTCAAGTGGACAACTCCCGTGGTGGGCATGGTTCTCGGCATCGTCGTCACCGTCCTCGCCGCCTACCTCCCCGCCCGGCGCGCCGCCAAGGTCTCCCCGATGGCCGCCCTGCGCGACGCGGGAACACCGGCCGACGGCAAGGCGAGCGCCCTGCGCGCGGTCATCGGCCTGGTCCTCACCGGTGCGGGCGGCTTCGGCCTCTACACCGCGTCCCAGGCGGACAAGGCGAGCGAGGGCTCGCTCTTCCTCGGCGGTGGCGTGGTCCTCACCCTGATCGGCTTCGTCGTCATCGGCCCGGTCCTCGCCAACGGCGTGGTCCGCGTCATCAGCGCCGTACTGCTGCGGTGGTTCGGCCCTGTGGGGCGCATGGCCGAGCGCAACGCCCTGCGCAACCCGCGCCGCACCGGCGCCACGGGCGCGGCCCTGATGATCGGCCTCGCCCTGGTCGCCTGCCTCTCGGTGGTCGGCTCCTCGATGGTCGCATCGGCCACGGACGAGCTCGACAAGTCGGTCGGCGCGGACTTCATCATCCAGTCCGACAACGGCCAGGCGATCACCCCGAAGGCCGCGAAGTCCCTGGAGAAGGCCGACCACATCGCCCACATCACCCAGTACAAGGACGTCAAGGCCGACCTGACCGCCCCGAACGGCAAGACCGCCAAGGGCGTGGGCCTGAGCGCCGCCGACGCGACGTACGCCGAGGACCTGCGCAGCGAGACCGTCGCCGGCAAGCTCGCCGACGCCTACAAGCCGGACTCCATGTCGGTCGGCGATGACTTCGCCAAGGACCACGGCCTGAGCGTCGGCGACAAGGTGAAGCTCGCCTTCGACCACGGCAGGACGGGCGAGATCACGGTCCGGGCCATCACGTCGAGCGAGGCCACGATCGACTCCGGCGCGATGTACGTGAACATCTCGACCGCCGCGAAGTACGTGCCCGCCGACCGGATGCCGCCGAACGAGATCATGTTCGCCAAGGCGGAGAAGGGCCAGCAGGACGCGGCGTACACGTCGCTGAAGGCGGCCATGTCCGACTACCCGCAGTACAAGGTCATGGACCAGACCGACTTCAAGCAGACGCTGAAGGACCAGGTCGGCCAGATGCTGAACATGGTCTACGGCCTGCTCGGTCTCGCGATCATCGTCGCGATCCTGGGCGTGGTGAACACCCTCGCCCTCTCTGTGGTCGAGCGGACCCGTGAGATCGGCCTGATGCGGGCGATCGGCCTCTCGCGCCGCCAGCTGCGCCGCATGATCCGCATGGAGTCGGTGGTCATCGCCCTCTTCGGCGCGCTGCTCGGCCTCGGCCTGGGCATGGGCTGGGGTGCGACGGCCCAGCAGCTCCTGGCCCTGGAGGGCCTGAAGGTCCTGGAGATCCCCTGGCCGACGATCATCACGGTCTTCATCGGCTCGGCCTTCGTGGGCCTGTTCGCGGCGCTCGTCCCCGCCTTCAGGGCGGGCCGGATGAACGTCCTGAACGCGATCGCTACCGAATAG
- a CDS encoding ATP-binding cassette domain-containing protein: MTSAVTIPRHGGTGGRTAVVARARQVVKAYGSGETRVVALDEIDVDIARGQFTAIMGPSGSGKSTLMHCLAGLDTVSSGQIYLDETEITGLKDKKLTQLRRDRIGFIFQAFNLLPTLNAIENITLPMDIAGRKPDRAWLDQVVETVGLAGRLKHRPTELSGGQQQRVAVARALAARPEIIFGDEPTGNLDSRAGAEVLGFLRKSVTELGQTIVMVTHDPVAASYADRVLYLADGRIVDEMYAPTADSVLDRMKDFDARGRTS; the protein is encoded by the coding sequence TGAAGGCGTACGGATCGGGGGAGACCCGGGTCGTGGCGCTCGACGAGATCGACGTGGACATCGCCCGCGGGCAGTTCACCGCGATCATGGGTCCCTCCGGCTCGGGCAAGTCGACCCTGATGCACTGCCTCGCGGGCCTGGACACCGTGTCCTCCGGGCAGATCTACCTCGACGAGACCGAGATCACCGGCCTGAAGGACAAGAAGCTCACGCAGCTGCGCCGGGACCGGATCGGCTTCATCTTCCAGGCGTTCAACCTCCTGCCCACGCTCAACGCCATCGAGAACATCACGCTCCCGATGGACATCGCGGGCCGCAAGCCCGACCGCGCCTGGCTGGACCAGGTCGTGGAGACCGTCGGTCTCGCGGGCCGCCTCAAGCACCGCCCGACCGAGCTCTCCGGCGGCCAGCAGCAGCGCGTCGCCGTGGCCCGCGCCCTTGCCGCGCGCCCGGAGATCATCTTCGGTGACGAGCCGACCGGAAACCTCGACTCCCGTGCGGGGGCTGAGGTGTTGGGCTTCCTGCGCAAGTCGGTGACCGAGCTCGGCCAGACCATCGTGATGGTCACGCACGACCCGGTGGCGGCCTCGTACGCGGACCGGGTGCTCTATCTCGCGGACGGCCGGATCGTCGACGAGATGTACGCGCCGACCGCGGATTCCGTCCTCGACCGCATGAAGGACTTCGACGCGCGGGGGCGTACGTCATGA